GTTCAACCAGTATGGTCTAGTCGAAAAGCCGATTGAGATAATCAGGGATAAGCCTGAATTAACTGGGAACCTGATGATTTATCCTACATCTCACAAAAAAGGATATACACTTGATTTCCCGTATTCCGAGTTATTTAGGCAGTTTGCCACAACCATAACTCAGCCCCAGTCAGTGCTCTTTTGTATTGGTTATAGCTTCTATGACGAACATATAAATGATATTATAAAGCAAGCATTAGCAATCCCGAGCTTTACGCTTGTTATAGTGGATTGGGACGGAACGGTCAATGAAGAAATTAAGAAGTTGAAAAACTTATGCGATCCGAGAATTATTATCTTAGAGGGGGAGTATTTAGGAGACTTCAAGATTTTTGCGAAAGACATAATGCCGAACTTCCACGATATAGACATAAGGGAGAAAGTAGTTACAACCCTTAAGAAGTTATATCGTAGAGAAGCTAAAGAGGATGAGGAATAATATGTTTGATAGAAATATTGGGAGGGTCGTTAGTGTAGATAGCTTCAGGATAATTATTGAGCTAGAGAAGGATATTAAAACTTTATATAAAAGCGGCTATCAAGACATCTATGAAATCGCTCGAATAAATTCGTATATAATTCTTCCTGTTGGTGCTGACAAAATTGTAGCTTTAATCACCAAGGTAAAAATCAACGATGAAACAGAAATTGAAGCTACAACCGGGGCTATATCTCTACCTAAGGCTAGGCGGTTTATAGTTGCCACTATGATAGGAACTATAGACGGTTCGGGGAAGTTTTTGCAAGGAGTCTATAATTTTCCTATATTGGACAACCCTGTTTGGTATGTGATGAAAGAAGACTTAGAATTGATTTTTGACCAGAGGTTCAAAGGCGAAAACATAGATTTCAAAAAGGATTACTTTCTGTCGATTGGTACTTCACCAGTATTTTCAGGATTTAAAATAAAAATTAACCCAGATAAGTTCTTCAGTAAGCACGCCGCTATTTTGGGTAATACAGGTTCTGGTAAGTCATGCACGATTAGTACGATATTTCAATCAATTTTTCAAGGTAGCTATAAATCTGATGGTGTGGAGAAGAAAGCTTCGAACGCTCACATTATCATTTTTGATACGAATGGAGAATATAAAAAGGCGTTTCAATTTTTGAATAAGGAAATAAGAGCTAGGGTAAATACGTTTACAATTGGTAAGGATGGACTAAAAGTCCCTTATTGGTTCATGAACTACAATGATTTTGATTATTTATTTACTCCCTCGGAACAAACGCAGGCTCCAATATTAAAAAAAGCTATTTCTCTTGCTAGGATAGGTGAGAAATCTGCGGAAGAGAGTGCTTCAGTTTTAGATGAGCCAATTATAAGTAAAATAAGCCAATTGCGAGAATGTCTACAAAAAAATGACTTTACGCTATTTGCTTTTTTGAAAAATAGATTAGCCGATATTATAGAAGCTACAGGAAAAAATGACAACCAGTATGTTCAGGCAATTCACCAGATATTAGCGACATCCTTAGCAACCGAGGCCCAAAAACTTAGCTTCAATAAGATGGGGTATCATTGTGGTGGCGATATCGCCTTAACCGTTATTATTGAAGTGATTAAAGTAATAGACGAAAATCTTAATCAACTATTGGTAGAAACTGGCGGAAAGGGTCTTTCCAATGATTGTGACATAGATGTTCCGAAGTATTTTAGCTATCAACAACTATTTGTGAATTGTATCGATGCTGCTATAAATGAAATTGGGGTTTCGCATTCTAAATATCAAGAGTATTTGTCTAGTCTTAGATTGAGACTCTCTAGTTACTATTCAGATGAACGAGTTAGTATTCCGTTCATGATGAGAGAAAGTGAATTTCCATACGCACTTTCAAGCTTTTTACAATATATCACTGGTATACTAACTGATTCTATGGGTGGCAATATTTTCACTAATTACCGACATAATCAAGACGGAAAAGAATTCATAAATGTCAGTCAGCCCAATAATATTAGCCAAGTGACAATTCTAGATATGTCTTTGTTACCTTATGAA
This window of the Veillonellales bacterium genome carries:
- a CDS encoding DUF87 domain-containing protein, translating into MFDRNIGRVVSVDSFRIIIELEKDIKTLYKSGYQDIYEIARINSYIILPVGADKIVALITKVKINDETEIEATTGAISLPKARRFIVATMIGTIDGSGKFLQGVYNFPILDNPVWYVMKEDLELIFDQRFKGENIDFKKDYFLSIGTSPVFSGFKIKINPDKFFSKHAAILGNTGSGKSCTISTIFQSIFQGSYKSDGVEKKASNAHIIIFDTNGEYKKAFQFLNKEIRARVNTFTIGKDGLKVPYWFMNYNDFDYLFTPSEQTQAPILKKAISLARIGEKSAEESASVLDEPIISKISQLRECLQKNDFTLFAFLKNRLADIIEATGKNDNQYVQAIHQILATSLATEAQKLSFNKMGYHCGGDIALTVIIEVIKVIDENLNQLLVETGGKGLSNDCDIDVPKYFSYQQLFVNCIDAAINEIGVSHSKYQEYLSSLRLRLSSYYSDERVSIPFMMRESEFPYALSSFLQYITGILTDSMGGNIFTNYRHNQDGKEFINVSQPNNISQVTILDMSLLPYEVLENMTGLIGRLIIEFLQRIEKVDEYKDKRGQFPVVLVLEEAQNYIPEINQNKDRVSISKRVFERIAREGRKYGLSLIISSQRPSELSKTVLSQCNTFIVHRLQNPEDQKYVRELVSSANEDILNQLPILPQQHAIIMGDAVRSPVQVRMFDTNPKPDSDDPNFFDNWINGKADDIDFEKVARRWLDKEE